ATAACTTATCTTAGGAAGAACTCTCTAGGAGCTGCCTGACTTCCTAATGAGCCTGAACCCTTTAAAAGTCTCCCCCATTCATTACGGGGAAGGAATGCTTGGGTGGGAACAGGGAGTCTTTGTCACCCCCTTTCTAGGGAGTAAGTGTGGGGTGACAGTTTCTCTACTGGGGGAGGTTGCCCGGTTCAGTAAACACAATGTGTTCACCATGTCCTAAATAGCTGAACACTTACTTCCAGGACAggctttcaaagaaaaacaatgtttctctttctccttagtTTTGCATTTTACCTGGTAAGTGAGAGTAAACACCAAGCCAATGTTTGACCGGTCTTGTGTTTAGTCCCCAGATATTTGCTGAGTAACTATGTTACAGTTTCCAATCAGCAGagaatcatttttgtttttgcttttctcttccgATAACCTCTTTGATTTTGCCACCCACAAAGCTACTGCTATGGTTTAACTATGCTCCTCCAAAGTTCATGTGTTGCACCCTGACTCTCCGGAGAAGCAGTGTTGAGTGGGAGCAGTTACTGTTAAAGGTGACTGGGTCTCAAAGTCTCTTCCCGAAGCACAGAATGAATGCGGCTCTTACCACAGGACTGGGTAAGTTATCACATAGGTGAGTTCCAAATAAAACAATGACCCTgacctctctctcttctgtctttctactATGGAATGGTAAAACGAAAAGGCATTCACCTTTCACCCCGAGCTTCCCAAACTGGAGATAAGTGTAAACCAAACACGATCATCCCTTCTCCGGTAATTTGTGCAGCAGTGTGGAATTGGCCATAAAAATGTCCCCAGCTTTTCCTGAACACTTATGATTGTACACCTCTCAGCTTATACTATGTACTGCTACAAACATTATTAGAATATTTGGGTTTGCTACTGGCAATGAATTAAACCCATTAGTTTGTTTATACTTCAAGCATTCCAAGAGTCTGTATCAGACAACTTGTGAATTGTTAGGAAGATCTGTTTTCAATGATTTTGCGATTGGGATTTCACCAGATAACCATGAAATCAAGGTATTTCTTGGGACAAGAAAATAACCTCTAACCTTCAAATAAAGAGCATGGTCAAGGGAACTCACCCTTTGTCATTGTCTTTTTGTATCTTTGAGCATGTGCTATTTGTTTTCTACTTCTTCTACTTTTCATTCATTGTATTACTGGATTCCCTTTTTTAAACTGGAAGCAAAGCATAGTTTAAAGTGTAGCCATAAGACAAGTAACAGGCTGGTGACTTGTGGCATGCGGGCTGTGAGGGAGGACAGCTGCCAGCTTCTGTTGCCCAAGAACATGGCTGCGACTTTTCTTAAGGGAAAGGCCAAGCACAGAGAACCATGTGGGGGAGGATTTCAGCCTTtagcaattatttctttttttctcttgggaAAAATGCCCTGACTCCCCTTTCATCTGAGGGCCTCATCCGGCTGCAACATCTCAATCCTGGACTCGGTTTCTTCATGCATCTCTCAGAGATGCAGGTCGACCTGCGGAGAGGTCTTTGCAGCAAACAGGGCTTGGGTATTCCTAAGCATCCTCCTGACAGGTGAATTCCTCCAGGCAGACCAGCATCTTAGAACGCTGGGGCTTCAGGAAGCTTGAAAATCAACACGTCTCATATTTGTGAGacattttgctcttttttttttccctcccgtGTGCCATAATTTTCAGAAAAACTCCACACAATGAAAGCTACTTTGGGTCTGTCTCTTAGGCAATGTCACTTGCATCACTAGGTCACAAGGTGAGACCAAATCTTTAGCTTTTCAGAAGTCAGAACATTTAGGACCATGGGCTCTTAGTTTCCTGGAAGCATAGTTAGTCACTGTGAGTAACTTGAATGTCAACCTGAGCCTCATTCCCTTTCTACCTGTAACTCGTGGCATGAGATCATAAGAACAATAGCCTAGGTTTTTATGCAACTGATCTATGATGATTGAAACATGGACATGGGGTGAGGAAATGGGAGATCCAAGCAAACTACTTGAAACAATTTCACAAAAATGAAAAGGTGATTGTATCAAGTTTTTGAAAATCACTGCAATATTAGAAGACTCTGggaaagtgactttttaaaatgttactttatttctaaaaatatcaaTAGGTGCTccctttttaaactaaaaaaaaaaaaagatttgaacaTTTATCCGTTTACCTTAATTAAATGGATTAGAGTGTTCTTTGGGGGAAAGATTGAGCTTCCTTCCATGGTAGACAAATATCTTCTCCTGGTACCTCACCTGACAGGCAAGCATTATACAAGTCGCTATAGTTAAAATGTGAATGGTGTGGGGAAATACATTCCTGCTGGGGACCGTTTGTGTCCAGATCATCTTGGCTTTTTCCTAATGCTTGTGTGTCATGCTTTCTGAACAGGTCACGGCTGATGGAGAGGAACAATGAGAGCTCTGGGGAGTTTATTCTCCTGGGCTTCTCCGACCAGCCCCGGCTGGAGATGGTCCTCTTTGTTGTCTGTTCGGTCTTTTATTTTCTAGCTGTCACAGGCAACTCAGCcatcatcttcctctccctcatgGACCTCCGGctacacacacccatgtacttcttcctcagcaaCCTGTCCCTTCTTGACCTCTGTTACAGCACCAGTAGCATCCCCCAGTTCCAGGTTAACCTCTGGGGCCCACGGAAGACCATCAGCTTCGTAGGATGTGCCGTTCAGCTCTTTGCCTTCCTGTCCGTTGGGGGCATCGAGTGCATTCTCCTGTCCGTTATGGCCTACGACCGCTTTGTAGCTGTCTGCAAGCCACTGCATTACCTGACCATCATGCACCCACAGCTGTGCCTGAAGCTTGCAGCCTTTGCCTGGCTCGGTGGCACGGCCAGCTCGACACTGATGTCCCCACTGACCATGTCTCTGGGGCGGTGTGGTCATCGCCGTATCAACCACTTTGTGTGTGAGATGCCGGCTATCATCCACATCTCCTGTGTGGATACAAGCTGGGTAGAAGGTCTAATTTTCATCCTGGCCATCCCTATTGTCCTTGTGCCTCTCATTATGATCCTGGTCTCCTATGGCTACATTGCTGCCGCCATCCTGAGGATCAAGTCTACAGCTAGTCGGCGCAAGGCCTTCAACACCTGCTCGTCACACATGGCAGTGGTGTCTCTTTTCTACAGTAGCATCATCTACATGTACATGCAGCCTGGCAATGCGGCAAGCCAGGACCAGGGCAAGTTTCTAACTCTGTTCTACTGTCTGGTGACCCCCACCCTAAACCCTTTCATCTACTCTctgagaaacaaagacatgaaggCGGCCATGTTGAAGGTTCTGGGGAAAGATAGAAACCTGCTCGACCCTGCAGGGCACTGACGGGACCTGGGACTCACCTCACTTGTCCATGTGTTTCGGATCCCATAGTGAATCATAGTGACAAGCCAAAGGTGGCAACGATGTGGGGTCTTGTATCCCATAGGTCCCAGATCAGTGATATATATTACTGTCTGCAGGGAAGGGCCTCCATTTTATTCAAGGAGATAGGgctttttacaaaaaaaaaaaaaaaaaaaaaaaaaaccatcaaactGACAGAAAAAGACCTGTGGCTTCCTTTTTTGCACAGAGtggaggaaatgatttatttacaGCTAACCTGTGATGCTGTTCGGACACAAGAGGAAGGAGGCACCGTCTGacagaatgtgtgtgcatgtgcctgtgtgttggAGACGTAATGGGAACACTTGCTCTCTCCCATAGAAAGAGGTCTCAGTTTTCCAGCTCTATTGCTCCACCCTGTGGAGCAGACATTCGCCTGTCCTCTGATGGTCACCAGccaaccctcctccccaccccccgaaCATACGGACTTAACTGTTTAACTAAAAGCATTGCTTATTTTAAACTTCAGGTCATGGCCCATGTATAGGTCACGAAGTGAGTTTAATGAATGTAGCAAGCATTTCAAAAGTAGCACAAAACAGAACAGATTGGTCTGTGGAAGCATGAGTCAGCTGTGTGTTTTGATTTGACaaatgtgttttggtttttggattttttttttttctcttgttcttgagGCACGATCTCTGTAGCCCTGCGCCCCtccttgtctcccaagtgctgggattgcaaatatTTGGATTACCATGTTCAGCttcgtttttgttgttttcttttccttctctcttatttcttttagaCTTTTGCGGGGCTGGCATGGAAGCCAGGGCCTTGCCTACCCGAGGCAAGTACCTGACCTCGGCACTCTTGTCTCAGTAATGAGTGGGTGACAAAAGCTTGCTGCCAGTGCTCTAGAGTTCTCATAGAACCAGCTCCCGATGGATCGCTCCCAATGAATCAATAAGGCCTTTTGCATCAGAGAAAGACTGGGCGCCGAAGCTGTAAGGATGGCAGGGACTGTCTGGGGAGCAAGGCCATCGCTGCTTATGGAGGAGGGCTAGTGAGAATGAACCAAGATGAGGCTATCAATGGCAGTGATGATGGCGATGCTAACCATGAGGAAATAAAACAACATTCAACCCCATCCTTCACCCtctgacagttatgaagtaggaccGTCTTAACACTGAATAACACGTCAGCTCGCTTCACATTTTCCCTTCTGATTTACAGGGAATAGCAGAATGAGAAAGTGAGTTTGTTGTAGATGCAAATAGaatgtcttttattcttttcctttcagcaTTTTATACAAATACGTGAGTTGCTTCCATtagtatgtgtcttagtcagggtttccattcctgcacaaacatcatgaccaagaagcaagttggggaggaaagagtttattcgggttacatttccacattgctgttcatcaccaaggaagtcaggactggaaatcaagcaggtcaggaagcaggagctgatacagaggccatggagggatgttctttactggcttgcctcctctggcttgctcagcctgctctcttatagaaccaagactaccagcccagggatggtcccacccacaaggggcctttcccccttgatcactaattgagaaaatgccttacagttggatctcatggaggcatttcctcaactgaagctcctttctctgtgataactccagctgtgtcaagttgacacaaaactagccagtacaattgaccccttgtcaacttgacacacaaacacatcactggtaagcctcaacccttagtttcttattcatccccaagatctaaataacttttaaagtcccacagtctttacaaattcttaaaatttcaatctcttaaaatccaaagtctttacaattaagtctcttaactgtgggcttcactaaaaaacttccttcaagagggaaaaatatcagggcacagtcacaatcaaaagctaaaatcaatctccaaccatctaatgtctgggatccaactcacgatcttctgggctcctccaagggcttgggtcacttctccagccatgccctttgtagcacattcgtcatcctctaggctccagatgcctgtattccactgctgctgctcttggtggtcatctcatggtactggcatctccaaaacactgcatgaccccttcagtcctgggctgtcaattgcaactgaagctgcaccttTACCAGTGGCCTTCtgtggcctctcacagtgccaagcctcagtcattcttcatgaccctttcatgcctccaaaaccagcaccacctgggtgactcttacacattaccaagtcctgctgcagcacgaaataaaaccttggttatctctggaacacagcctctgtgctctcagaaaacacttcccagaagatgccACCTCaataatgctggtctcttcttaatcaccgctaatttcttagctccagctaaccagcatcaacagtcccagtaatacaaaggtttcactttcctagttctggtatcttgttaatcagagctgattcttcagccccagctaaccagaaccacagaatcttcacaatcaaggtaacaatggccctgaaaagagtctttaattttccctctgaaatttcacaagccaggcctccatcttctgcactgttctcaacattatcttccaaactcctacacaacatcccacagagctcttaacaccaaatggatccaaagttccaaagtcctcccacagtcctccccaaaacatggtcaggttttcacaggaataccccactatgctagtaccaatttgtcttagtcagggtttctattcctgcacaaacatcatgaccaagaagcaagttggggaggaaagggtttattcagcttacatttccacattgctgttcatcactgaaagaagtcagtactggaactcaagcaggtcagaaagcaggagctgatgcagaggccatggagggatgttctttactggcttgcctcctctggattgctcagcctgctctcttatagaaccaagactaccagcccagagatggtcccacccacaaggggcctttcccccttgatcactaattgaaaaaatgccttacagttggatctcatggaggcatttcttcaactgaagctcctttctctgataactccagctgtgtcaagttgacacaaaactagccagtacagtggggtTTACTGTGCTATTTCCACATATGAATAATACAGTCTGTATCGATCGACTCCAgacttccccttttcctcctcctcatgcCTTTACATTGCAAAATAAGTGAACATTGAagtgtttctagtttgtggaaaCGACATCATCTCTGAGGTGATTAATTTTGTGTGGCAGTTTGGGTATGACACAGATGTTGGATTAAACATCCAACTGAATATTGCTTCAAGAGTAGCTTTTCAGGTTAAACATTTAACTCATCAGCCTTTAGGTAAAGCAAGTCCTGCTTTTATGGTGGGCCTCTTCCGATGCTGGTGAAACTTTAAGAAGAAACAcactggaggaagagagaaattttGTGACCTTCTCTTGGATTTCAATGCAAAGTTACCTCATTTGTAGTCTCTGTCCTGTCCCCATGGACTTTGAACCTTtctcagggtctctctctgtctcctctctctttttcacagTTCTGTTTGAATAACTCTATCTAGTAGTCTTTAATTCCAAAAAGTTGCTCGGGTTCACATGCTTGGATATCTATGCACGGATTTATTTGTAGCGCTGGGGATTTCTCCCAGGGCCTTCCTTGTATGTGCTGGTCAAGAGCTGTGCCATCCACCTGTGCACTAGCACTGTGCTTGCTTAGATCAAATCCCCTAGCTGCTTAGGTTATACACTTCTCACAGCTCTTCCTCATGCTCAAACAGCATTTTCTTCAAACAGTATGACCTCTGCTGCTTGTCCGGTTAAGATCTTGCCACAAGGCTGTTACAGGCACTGTAGTGGGAAGGGGTCAAGTCATCCTCCCACTGTGCACTCTctagaagaaacacaaattgaCAGAGTCCTTTTCCTTTGTGtcctttttgctttctttgcATGCATGTTTTTGCTGTCTCTGTTCTGTATCTACTGGGCATGACCAACCACTGTCTGGGCATTTGCACACCATCTTCCCTGAGCAGACTTTCACTTAGCACCACCTGTCTCTGCAAACTGGGTCAAACAGCTGTGCTAAAACAGAATTTTATGTTATGTTGGAATAAATCCGTTAGCGTTTGTTTTTTCTcacagttttttttccccaaaagggGGAAAATACAATTAGCAACTTTCAATTTGTGGACCTCTGCTAATTTCTACATGCCTGgagtataattatatttatatatatcggTAATATTAATTATCACAAAATTAAAAGCAGTTTCCACTGtgtaaaatttaatttacaaCTTTTAATGCATGCACTTAATCCTTTCTAATAAAGTTTCTGAAACTACAGCTTCCATTAGTGACACCCAAAGCCTAGCTTAGAAGATGTATTggttttcacttaaaaaaaaaaaaaaagagtgcttacTGCTGGGGACTTCTCCCAGGGCCTTCCTTGTGAGTGCTCGCCAAGAGCTGTACCATTCACCCGTGTTACAATAACACAGAGAATAAGAATAGGTGAATGGTCTAGTGACTCTACTTTGAGATTCTCCCTACCCCTTTGCTTTCTGAATAAAGGGAACCATTAGCTCCATTCTTTTCCATTATAAAGGCTTTGTGTTTGGTAGTTTTATTAAGATTAACTATTAAATATGATTGAAGTTTCTGGATGTGTTCCAAATGGAGCTTTAATTGAAAATGTATACTGATTTTACTCTACATAAATTCatcatcttcatatatatatatatatatatatatatatatacacacacatacacacacatatatatatatatatatatatatatatatatatatatatataaaattttgcttcctggcttgctaaGTAGTCCTCTGGGTCACCCCCAGCTGCCCTGAGCAGTCTGCTATCCTCAGCAGACTTCCTCCTTCCTCAAACCTGTGGATCCTGACCCATCAGAGGCCTgcaacaccatgaccatggaggTTCACCTCCCTCCCAATATCTGCTAcaacaggaacatccagggacCAAAGCCATCCAAATGGCTAACAgctctcaaaagaacacaatcaacaaaaagCCAGGGTGATCTGAGACCTTCAGAGCCCACCTACCCTACTACAGgaagccctggatgtcctaacACAAccgaagcacacacacacacacacacacacacacaagaccttaaatccaatcttgtAAAAATGATAGagtcctttaaagaagaaatgaataaatcccttaaaaatataggaaaatgcaattaaacaggtgaaggaattaaataaaactgaagtaataaagaaaacacaacctAAAGTAATCCTGGGGATTGAAAACctcaggaagagaacaggaagaacagatgcaagcatcaccaacagaatacaggagctggaagagagaatctcagacatagaaaatacaatagaagaaattgatacattagtgaaagaaaatgttaaatctagaCAATtcctggcacaaaacatccaggaaatctgagatACCATGAAAAaaacctaacctaagaataacaCGAATAGAAGAAGGTCAAAAGTCCTAGCTCCAAGggccagaaaatattctca
Above is a genomic segment from Mus caroli chromosome 11, CAROLI_EIJ_v1.1, whole genome shotgun sequence containing:
- the LOC110306066 gene encoding putative olfactory receptor 2W6; this translates as MERNNESSGEFILLGFSDQPRLEMVLFVVCSVFYFLAVTGNSAIIFLSLMDLRLHTPMYFFLSNLSLLDLCYSTSSIPQFQVNLWGPRKTISFVGCAVQLFAFLSVGGIECILLSVMAYDRFVAVCKPLHYLTIMHPQLCLKLAAFAWLGGTASSTLMSPLTMSLGRCGHRRINHFVCEMPAIIHISCVDTSWVEGLIFILAIPIVLVPLIMILVSYGYIAAAILRIKSTASRRKAFNTCSSHMAVVSLFYSSIIYMYMQPGNAASQDQGKFLTLFYCLVTPTLNPFIYSLRNKDMKAAMLKVLGKDRNLLDPAGH